GACCGCAGTGAAGACGAGCCCGGCGCCCAGGCCAGCGGTGACCTGCGCACCTACGGTAAGGGCGCCCAGATTCTCACCGATCTCGGCGTGCGCCGCATGCGGGTGTTGAGCGCGCCCAAACGAATGCATGCGCTGTCCGGCTTCGGCATGGAAGTGGTTGAATACGTGGATCCGGCATAAGCCGGCAGGGATAATCGGGATGACTGAAATGACAACGATCGAGGGTGATTTCACCTCCGTGGACGGGCGCTACGCTCTGGTGGTGGGGCGGTTCAACGCATTCGTGGTGGAAAGCCTGCTGGAAGGCGCGCGGGATACCCTGCGGCGGCACGGTGTCGGCGATGAGCAGATCACCGTGGTGCGGGCGCCGGGTGCCTGGGAGCTGCCACTGGTCACCGACCGCGTGGCCGCCACCGGCACGTTTGACGCCATCATCGCCCTGGGGGCGGTGATCCGCGGCGGTACCCCCCACTTCGACTACGTTGCCGGCGAGTGCAGCAAGGGTCTGGGCCAGGTGGCCATGCAGCGGGACCTGCCCGTGGCCTTCGGTGTGCTCACGGTGGATTCCATCGAGCAGGCCATTGAGCGTGCCGGCACCAAGGCCGGCAACAAGGGCGCCGAGGCCGCCATGTCGGCTATGGAAATGGTGAGCCTGCTGCGCCGGATTGGCGGCTGAATCGTGACGCGACGCGGCCACCGACACGACCACAACCGCCAGCGACGGGCAGCGCGCCAGCGCGCCCTGCAGGCCCTCTATCAGTGGCAACTCACCGGTCAGAGCGCCCGGGATATCGAGGGCCAGTTTCTGCCGGAACCGGAGGGCGAGGTGTCGGCCAAGCAGAGCGCGCCGCCGGCGGTGGAGCCGGACCGGGAAATGGAAGAGGCCATGGATATGGCCGATACCGATCTGACTCTGTTCCGGGAGCTGCTCCACGGCGTGCTGGATCGCATGGAGGAGTGGGACGCGCAGATCAACCCGCACCTGGACCGGGCCATGGCGAGTCTTGATCCATTGGAGCGGCTGGTGCTGCGCATGGGCACTTACGAGCTCAACGAGCGCCTGGACATCCCCTACCGGGTGGTGATCACTGAAGCAGTGGAACTGGCCAAGGCGTTCGGCGCCGAAGCGAGCCACAAGTATATTAACGGCGTGCTGGACAAGGTGGCCCGCGGCCACGGCATGCGCATGGCGGAGATCGGCCGCCAGCGGCGCTGAGCGTCGGGCACCACCAGTTACCGGGGGCATCCCGCATGACGGAATTCGAGCTGATCCGGACCTACTTCGGCGATCTCGGCAGCCGCCGCGACGATGTGGTGTTCGGCGTCGGTGATGACGGCGCCGTTGTCCAGCCCGCCCAGGGGCAGGCGCTGGTGATGGCGACCGATGCCCTGGTGGCCGGTGTGCATTTCCCCGAGAACGCGCCGGCGGAGACCGTCGGCGACAAGGCCCTGGCGGTGAATCTCAGCGACCTCGCCGCCATGGGGGCCGAACCCGCCTGGCTGCAGCTGGCGCTGGTGATGCCCGCCGTCGACCACGCCTGGCTCCAGGGATTTGCCCAAGGCCTGGGGGGGCTCGCCCGCTACCACCAGATGCGTCTGGTGGGGGGCGACACGGCGCGCGGTCCGCTGACCATTACCGTCCAGGTGGTCGGCTTCGTCCCCCAGGGCGCGGCCCTGCGGCGCCGCGGGGCAAGGCCCGGGGACGCCGTCGTGGTGAGCGGGACCCTTGGGGATGCCGCGCTGGGTCTGAAGTTGTGGCGCGGCCGGGCCGATCGTGAAGACGATGACGTAGCCTACCTGGTCAACCGCCTGCACCGGCCGACCCCGCGGGTGAGTCTGGGGCGCGCCCTGCGCGGTCTCGCCACCGCCGCCATCGACATCTCCGACGGTATGGCGGCGGATCTGGCCCATCTCCTGGAGGCCAGCGGTGTCGGCGCCACCCTGGACGTGGACCGCCTGCCCCTGTCCGAGCCCGGCGTGCGCTTCGGGGGACGCCAGCGCCAGTGGCACAATGCCCTCAACGGCGGCGACGACTACGAACTCTGTTTCACCCTGCCGCGCTCGCGGCTGCACGAACTGGACGCTCTGGCGAGCCGCCTGGGTGTTGCGCTAACCCGTGTCGGCACCGTACAGCAGGAGCCCGGTCTGCGCCTGGTGCGGTCGGACAACGCTCCCGTGCCGCTGGAATCCACCGGCTACCGGCACTTTCCGGAGTAAGCCATGGCTAAATCCGAGCACGTCCCCAGCCTGGCCGGTCGTGCCCGGCTGAGCAATCCGGTGCATTTCCTGGCACTGGGATTCGGCACCGGCCTGGCGCCCAGGGCACCGGGAACTGTTGGAACCCTGGCCGGCATCCTCGTGTACGTGCTCCTGCTGCCCCTGCCCATGTGGGGGTATTTGCTGGGTACTCTGGTGGCCATCATTGCCGGGATCTGGATCTGCGACCGTGCAGCGCGGGATTTCGGTGTTCACGATCATCCGGCCATTGTGTGGGACGAGGTGGCGGGCTTCCTGATCACCATGATTGCCGCTCCGGTGGGGGTGCTGTGGGTGGTGCTGGGGTTCGCGCTGTTCCGTGTGTTCGACGTACTCAAGCCGTGGCCCATCGGCTGGCTGGACCGACGCGTGGGTGGCGGCCTGGGCATCATGGTGGATGACATTCTGGCCGGGATCTACGCGCTGGTGCTCCTGCAGTTGCTGGCCTGGTGGCTGGGGGGGTGATGCGACAGGCCATCCGCGCCATGCTGGTGGTGGTGACCCTGGGTGTGCTGGTGGGCGTGGCACTGTTCGGCGGGCAGCGCTACCTGGAGTATCGGGTCGCCGATGCCGTGAATGCCCGCATCGCCGATCTGCCGGCGCAGGTGGATGCCCGCTACCGCGCCGTGACCGTGAACCCGCTGGAGCGCACCGCTGCCATCCACGACCTGCTGATTGTCGGTGAGGGGCTGTTCCCGGATGCGCGGGTGCGCCGGGTCAGTGTGCGGGAATACCGGCGTGGTACCCCGCTGCCGGAGCACCTGCGGCTGCAGTTCCACGATGTCTACTGGGTGCGCGGCGGCTGGCCGCGGACGTTGGAGGTGCTGGAGACCGGCGTCAACGGTCCCGTGGTCGGGGATGTCACCCTGGAGATGCGCTTCGATCCAGACAGTCAGGCGCTGTGGATCGACGACTTCACCGTGGAGCTCCACTCCGGGGATCGCATCAGCATGCGCGGTCGCTTCTATCTGCAGCCCATGGGCATGCTGGATCATCCCTACGACGGCCCCGCGTCGGGGCTGGAGTTGGTCGGTGTGGAAGGCGACTGGCACGATCGAGGTCTGTTCGCCAGTGTTCTGGACCAGCTGGCCCGGGAACGCGGCATGATGGGGCGAACCCTGGCCGGGAACCTCCTCGGTGAGCTGGAATGGGCGGCGGCGGAGTGGGGCGATGAGCAACTGGACGCCAGCGTCGAGGCGCTACGGCGGTTCGTGCATGAACCGGGGCAGCTGCACCTGCGCATCGATGCCGGTGATCCGCTGGGTGTTGTCTTGCTGGGTGAGCGCTTCCTTGTCGATCCGCCGGCGGCCCTGCGCCGGTTATCGCCGGAACTGGATTACACGGCGCCGCAGCATGACGCCAACCGCGCTCCCACTCTAGAATAAGGGCGGCAGGATACGTGCAGCCGCCGTGGCGGGCCCATGATGGATCCAGATGCCGCCCCTTCCGATACCTTGGCCAAGGATCGCTCATGACCGTTCAAGCCATGCCGTTCGTCCCCGGAGTTGCCGAGGGCCAGCTCAGCAAGGACCTTCATCGTGCCGGCGCCGACGAGTTGCTGCTGATCGACTATGCCGACGTCGAGCGCCTGAATGGCCGGCCGGCGGGGTTGCTGGTGGTGGGCGGGGCGCCGCTGTCTCACCCCATGAGTCAGCTCCAGGGGCTGGGCGTACCCACTGTGATCATCGGTCGCCGCCAGGCGGAGGAACTCCGGGTCGGTGAACGGCTCCGCGTCGATGGCGGTGACGGCCGCATTGAGCCGGCCAACGGGGCAAGCGCCCCTGATGACGGTCGCGCCCTGGGCCTGCGCCCGGGGCAGCCGGTGCGGACCGCCGACGGCGTGGCGGTGGAGCTGCGGGCGAGCATCACCGGCGAGCAGGGCGCCCGGGAGGCGCTGGATGTGGGGGCTGCCGGGGTGGGCATGGTGCGCACCGAGTACCTGACACCACTCCATGGGCAGCAGCCCGACGCGGCGTTCTACATCGACAGTATCGGTGCCATTTGCCGGGCCGCCGCACCGCTGCCGGTGACCCTGCGCCTGCTGGACATCTCGGTGGACAAGCGGCCGCCGTGGCTCGGTGAAATGGCAGGTATGGCGGGGCTGCTGGGCATGCAGGGATCACGGCTGTTCGGCGTGGAGCCGGTGCGAAGCGTTGTTCAGGCCCAGGCCGTGGCTATCGCCGAGCTGGCACAGGATCACGATATCCGCGTTCTCATCCCGTACGTCGCCAGCCCCGAAGAGTTCCGCCACTGGCATCACCAGCTCTCGGCCTGGTTGCCGGCGTCGGTGCCGGTGGGCATCATGGCGGAAACGCCGGCGGCGGCGCTGGCCATGCCGGAGTGGCGCCGACGGGCGGAGCTGGTGTCCGTCGGCTGCAATGACCTGATGCAGTGCCTGTTCGGTGCCGATCGCGACATCCCGGAGGTGGCCGGGTATCTGGACCCGTACTCGCCGCCCTTGCTGCGTTTCCTGCGGACCCTTGCGGAACTCGCCGGTACGGATCAGCAGGCCGTGCAGCTCTGCGGTTTGCTGCAGCAGCTTCCCGGCGTGCTGCCGTTGCTGCTGGGGCTGGGTTACCGCCGCTTTTCCATGGCGCCGCGGCTCATTCCCACGCTGGCGCGGGTGGTGCAGGCCACGGACACGGCGCAGGCGCGCCAGCAGGCTGCGGCGGTGTGTGCGGCGGAGAACTCCGAAGCCGTGCGCGACCTGCTGGGACTGGACGCGGACACCCGCCCGCCGCTGCCCTGGAGCCGGATCTGACCCGAACGCCCCGGAAAGGATGCGCCATGCCGGTACCGGAAACGCCGCTACTGACCGTTGACTGCCTCATTCGCCTGGACGGTGACCCGTACCGGGTGGTGCTGATTGAACGTCGCAATCCGCCCCACGGCCTGGCGCTGCCCGGTGGCTTCGTCGACCGCGGCGAGCGGGTGGAGAATGCGGCGCGCAGGGAGGCGCGTGAAGAAACGGGCCTGCAAGTCGAACTGCTCTGCCTGCTGGGGGTGTACTCCGATCCGGCCCGTGATCCGCGCGGGCATACGGTGAGCTGCGTCTACGTGGCCGATGCGCGCGGGAAACCGGTGGCCGCGGACGACGCCGTGGCCATCGCCATTGCGGACCCCCGCAGCCACGGTGAGCTCGCTTTTGACCACGCCACCATCCTCGGCGACTACCTGCGCTGGCTGACCTCCGGCGACGTGGCTCCGCTGCGGTACTAACCTTTCAGGCCCCGCGGCTGCAGAACAGGCCCAGACGACCGTCCAGATCCGTCTCCTCGCCGGAAGAGAGGTCGCCGGCGGGGTCCAGTGCCCAGTCACCGATGTCGCGCCGGACCACCTCGCCCTGCAGATCCCGGGTCAGCATGTGATAGCCCTCCGCGTAGAGTACCGCGCGCCACTGCTCGGGGTTCGGCAGCCGCTGAAACATGTTGCAGGTCGGGCGGCGGGGGATGATCTGGTCCTTTTCGCCGTAGAGGATCAGCGTGCGTCCACGGTGTTCCGGAATAGCGGCCTGGGCGTTGTCCATCAGATTGGCCAGACCCTCCAGGGCATCGGCCCGCGCACCCCGCTGGATCAGAGGGTCGCGGCCCAGGTTCCGGAGCATCTCGCGGTTGTCCGAGGGGCGGATTTCCAGGCCGCTGCCGGTGAGCTTGCGCTCCGGCGCCACCCGCGCGGCCAGCCACAAGCCGGCACGCTGGTACCAAGGCATGTGGCCGCGGCTCCATACCGCAGGTGCCAGCAGAATGGTGCCTTCCACGGGGAGCTCCGGGTGTCGCGCCTGGGTGACCAGGGTGACGGCGCCGCCCATGCTTTCCCCGGCCAGATACAGCGGCGTGTCGGGGTATTCGGCCCGCAGCAGATTGGCCATGATGGCCAGATCCGAGGTCAGAGGGTCTGTCCCCGCCCAGATACCGCGTTGCTCGGTGGCGCCGAAGCCGCGCTGGTCGTAGGCGTAGACGGAAATGCCGCGCTCGCGGAGATCCTCGCCCAGCACCGCCCAGCCGCGCCGGTAGTCATTGAAGCCGTGGACGCCCAGAATAATGGCCTCCGGCTCCCCGGTTTCCGCTCGCCAGCGGCTCACCGGAAGCCGCGTACCGTCGGGCATGGTCGCCACGCCAGGGTCCAATTGCGGCGGTTGCCCCGGCGGGTTGGTTTCCTGTTTGTGTGGCCCACAGGCCCCCAGTGCCAGCAGGAGCAGCGGAATCAGCAGGCGAGCGGCAGAGCGAGGAAGCATTGCATTCATGGTTCCGGTGATACCTGAGATGGTGCTGGATTTCCAGCCAAGGCATCACAGCGTCTTGGCCCGGCGCGGCGCAGGCGTGGATACTGACGTGATCGGCCTTGAGCGGCCCGTATGGAGTGGACATGACAATTGCGAATAAAGGTAAGGCTGCCGGCTCCTGGATGCGCTATCCCGTTGGCGTCGGCATAGCGCTGGGGGCGCTGGGTGGCCTGGCGGTGTTGTTGCCCGGCCCCTGGTATCAGCTCGGTTGGCTGGGGCTGGGGGCGGCGTTCACCATGCTTGAGATTGGTGGCTGGATGGGGGCGGCAGCCGCCGCCCTCGGTGCCGTGATGCTACTGGTGGCGCTTTTGATGCGGCAGCGGCCCTTTGTCATTGCCAGCGCGGTGGCCCTGGCAATGGGGGTGGCGACGGCCGCCTGGCCGTTGTACATGCAGCATCGTGCTGACGCGGTACCACCCATCCACGATATCACCACGGATACCCGCGACGTACCCGCCTTCCAGGCTCTGGCAGAGGAGCGCGAACAGGCACCCAACGCCGTGGAATACCCCGGCGAAGAGTTCGCCGCGCAGCAGCGCGAGGCGTATCCGGACCTGGAATCCCGTCATTACACGGCGTCCCTCGGGGAAGTGTTCGAAGCGGCCGAAGCTGCTGCGGCCTTGATGCAGTGGCAGGTGGTGGCCGCGGACCGGGATGCTGGCCGTATCGAGGCGGTGGCCGTTACACCGTGGTACGGCTTTCGGGATGATGTGGTGGTGCGCCTGCGTGCCGAGGATGGCGAGGTCACGGTGGACGTACGCTCTGCCTCGCGCATTGGCCGCAGCGACATCGGGGTCAATGCCGAGCGGATTCGCGAGTATCTTGCGACCCTGGATAATCAACTGGGCGGTTCCTGAACACCAACAACACTGGCGGGATTCCGCGAAACGGGAGGATCACGCGCACATGCGCCTTCAAGTTGTCAGTGATCTGCATAACGAAGTGCTGCGCCACGTCACCGGCGAGTCGCCGCCGGACCTGCCCGATGCCGGTGCCGATGTGCTGGTGCTGGGTGGTGATATCGACTGCGGCCGGCAGAGCGTGGAGTGGGCCGCGGAACAGACCCAGCGCCTGGGGATTCCCGCGGTGTTTGTCGCCGGCAATCACGAGTTCTACGGTAACCAGTATCCCCGGTTGATGGACGAACTGCGGGATGCGGCACTGGGGACGGGCGTGTATGTACTGGAGCGGGACTCGGTGGTGATCGGCGGCGTCCGCTTCCTCGGGGCGACGCTATGGACCGACTTTGCCGGGGATGGTCAGATTCCCGCCACCCAGGCCATGCCCGTGGCGGTCGAGCACATGCCGGACTACCGGCATATTCTGGTGGGTGAGGGGGATGATGCGCAGCCCCTGACGCCGGAGGCGACCCGGGAGTGCCATCGCGACACCCGGGAGTGGTTGTATCGGACCCTCTCGGCGGGCAGCAGTGAACCCGCGGTGGTGGTGACTCACGCGGCGCCGCTGATCGACTGCGCCCATCCCGAGTACTCCATGGACGAGATCGGCGCGGCATTCGTCAGCGACCTGCATCCCCTGCTGGCGGAGACGGCGCCTTCGCTGTGGATCCACGGCCACACCCACGCCAACACTGACCTGTACCATTGCGGTGTGCGCGTGATCAGCAACCAGCGCGGTTACCCTAACGAACAGGTGCCGGGCAAGCCCTTTGACCCGGCCTGCGTCATCGAGGTACGCGGCTGACGGAGGGGCGGGAGACGAGTACGGAGGACATCACCATGCACGTGCATCTGGAACTCTGTGTCATTCCCATCGGCAGCGGCACTTCCCTGGGCGAATATATCGCCGCCTGTCAGGAGGA
The DNA window shown above is from Aquisalimonas sp. 2447 and carries:
- the ribE gene encoding 6,7-dimethyl-8-ribityllumazine synthase: MTEMTTIEGDFTSVDGRYALVVGRFNAFVVESLLEGARDTLRRHGVGDEQITVVRAPGAWELPLVTDRVAATGTFDAIIALGAVIRGGTPHFDYVAGECSKGLGQVAMQRDLPVAFGVLTVDSIEQAIERAGTKAGNKGAEAAMSAMEMVSLLRRIGG
- the nusB gene encoding transcription antitermination factor NusB, with the translated sequence MTRRGHRHDHNRQRRAARQRALQALYQWQLTGQSARDIEGQFLPEPEGEVSAKQSAPPAVEPDREMEEAMDMADTDLTLFRELLHGVLDRMEEWDAQINPHLDRAMASLDPLERLVLRMGTYELNERLDIPYRVVITEAVELAKAFGAEASHKYINGVLDKVARGHGMRMAEIGRQRR
- the thiL gene encoding thiamine-phosphate kinase; the protein is MTEFELIRTYFGDLGSRRDDVVFGVGDDGAVVQPAQGQALVMATDALVAGVHFPENAPAETVGDKALAVNLSDLAAMGAEPAWLQLALVMPAVDHAWLQGFAQGLGGLARYHQMRLVGGDTARGPLTITVQVVGFVPQGAALRRRGARPGDAVVVSGTLGDAALGLKLWRGRADREDDDVAYLVNRLHRPTPRVSLGRALRGLATAAIDISDGMAADLAHLLEASGVGATLDVDRLPLSEPGVRFGGRQRQWHNALNGGDDYELCFTLPRSRLHELDALASRLGVALTRVGTVQQEPGLRLVRSDNAPVPLESTGYRHFPE
- a CDS encoding phosphatidylglycerophosphatase A, encoding MAKSEHVPSLAGRARLSNPVHFLALGFGTGLAPRAPGTVGTLAGILVYVLLLPLPMWGYLLGTLVAIIAGIWICDRAARDFGVHDHPAIVWDEVAGFLITMIAAPVGVLWVVLGFALFRVFDVLKPWPIGWLDRRVGGGLGIMVDDILAGIYALVLLQLLAWWLGG
- a CDS encoding putative PEP-binding protein, translating into MTVQAMPFVPGVAEGQLSKDLHRAGADELLLIDYADVERLNGRPAGLLVVGGAPLSHPMSQLQGLGVPTVIIGRRQAEELRVGERLRVDGGDGRIEPANGASAPDDGRALGLRPGQPVRTADGVAVELRASITGEQGAREALDVGAAGVGMVRTEYLTPLHGQQPDAAFYIDSIGAICRAAAPLPVTLRLLDISVDKRPPWLGEMAGMAGLLGMQGSRLFGVEPVRSVVQAQAVAIAELAQDHDIRVLIPYVASPEEFRHWHHQLSAWLPASVPVGIMAETPAAALAMPEWRRRAELVSVGCNDLMQCLFGADRDIPEVAGYLDPYSPPLLRFLRTLAELAGTDQQAVQLCGLLQQLPGVLPLLLGLGYRRFSMAPRLIPTLARVVQATDTAQARQQAAAVCAAENSEAVRDLLGLDADTRPPLPWSRI
- a CDS encoding NUDIX hydrolase yields the protein MPVPETPLLTVDCLIRLDGDPYRVVLIERRNPPHGLALPGGFVDRGERVENAARREAREETGLQVELLCLLGVYSDPARDPRGHTVSCVYVADARGKPVAADDAVAIAIADPRSHGELAFDHATILGDYLRWLTSGDVAPLRY
- a CDS encoding alpha/beta hydrolase, with the translated sequence MNAMLPRSAARLLIPLLLLALGACGPHKQETNPPGQPPQLDPGVATMPDGTRLPVSRWRAETGEPEAIILGVHGFNDYRRGWAVLGEDLRERGISVYAYDQRGFGATEQRGIWAGTDPLTSDLAIMANLLRAEYPDTPLYLAGESMGGAVTLVTQARHPELPVEGTILLAPAVWSRGHMPWYQRAGLWLAARVAPERKLTGSGLEIRPSDNREMLRNLGRDPLIQRGARADALEGLANLMDNAQAAIPEHRGRTLILYGEKDQIIPRRPTCNMFQRLPNPEQWRAVLYAEGYHMLTRDLQGEVVRRDIGDWALDPAGDLSSGEETDLDGRLGLFCSRGA
- a CDS encoding DUF1499 domain-containing protein, giving the protein MTIANKGKAAGSWMRYPVGVGIALGALGGLAVLLPGPWYQLGWLGLGAAFTMLEIGGWMGAAAAALGAVMLLVALLMRQRPFVIASAVALAMGVATAAWPLYMQHRADAVPPIHDITTDTRDVPAFQALAEEREQAPNAVEYPGEEFAAQQREAYPDLESRHYTASLGEVFEAAEAAAALMQWQVVAADRDAGRIEAVAVTPWYGFRDDVVVRLRAEDGEVTVDVRSASRIGRSDIGVNAERIREYLATLDNQLGGS
- a CDS encoding metallophosphoesterase — encoded protein: MRLQVVSDLHNEVLRHVTGESPPDLPDAGADVLVLGGDIDCGRQSVEWAAEQTQRLGIPAVFVAGNHEFYGNQYPRLMDELRDAALGTGVYVLERDSVVIGGVRFLGATLWTDFAGDGQIPATQAMPVAVEHMPDYRHILVGEGDDAQPLTPEATRECHRDTREWLYRTLSAGSSEPAVVVTHAAPLIDCAHPEYSMDEIGAAFVSDLHPLLAETAPSLWIHGHTHANTDLYHCGVRVISNQRGYPNEQVPGKPFDPACVIEVRG